Proteins encoded in a region of the Photobacterium angustum genome:
- a CDS encoding NupC/NupG family nucleoside CNT transporter — MSMFMSLVGMVVLLLIAVLLSDNRKAINLRTVGGAFAIQFLLGAFVLYVPVGRDVLYGMSQAVANVIAYGNDGINFLFGGLTSDKMFEVFGGGGFVFALRVLPVIVFFSALISVLYYLGVMQVVINILGGGLRKVLGTSHAESMSATANIFVGQTEAPLVVRPFIPKMTQSELFAVMCGGLASVAGGVLAGYASMGVPLEYLIAASFMAAPGGLLFAKIIKPETEQPVEQLAGDDEEGVEKPANVIDAAAAGASSGMQLALNVGAMLLAFIGLIALINGMLGGIGGWFGMPELTLELILGYIFAPLAYLIGVPWGEAQVAGSFIGQKIVVNEFVAYLNFAPYLKDVADGGMVVAQTGVAMTEKTKAIISFALCGFANLSSVAILLGGLGGLAPSRRAEIARFGMKAVAAGTLSNLMSATIAGLFISLAM, encoded by the coding sequence ATGAGCATGTTTATGAGCCTGGTTGGGATGGTTGTACTGCTACTTATCGCGGTACTACTATCAGACAACCGTAAAGCAATTAATCTACGTACTGTTGGAGGCGCGTTCGCTATCCAATTTTTATTAGGTGCATTCGTTCTTTATGTACCAGTTGGTCGTGATGTGCTATATGGCATGTCTCAGGCAGTTGCTAATGTTATTGCTTATGGTAATGACGGCATCAATTTCCTATTTGGCGGTCTAACATCGGACAAAATGTTTGAAGTGTTCGGTGGCGGCGGCTTCGTATTCGCACTACGCGTTCTTCCTGTTATTGTCTTCTTCTCCGCGTTGATCAGTGTTCTTTACTACCTAGGTGTAATGCAAGTTGTTATCAACATCCTTGGTGGTGGTCTACGTAAAGTATTGGGTACTTCTCACGCTGAATCTATGTCAGCGACAGCAAACATTTTCGTTGGTCAAACAGAAGCACCACTAGTTGTTCGTCCATTCATACCTAAAATGACTCAGTCTGAGCTATTTGCGGTAATGTGTGGTGGCTTGGCGTCAGTTGCTGGTGGTGTACTTGCAGGTTACGCATCAATGGGTGTTCCTCTTGAGTACCTAATTGCAGCATCATTCATGGCAGCCCCTGGTGGTTTATTGTTTGCTAAAATCATTAAGCCAGAAACAGAGCAGCCTGTAGAGCAGCTTGCTGGTGATGACGAAGAAGGCGTTGAAAAACCAGCTAACGTTATTGACGCAGCAGCAGCAGGTGCATCATCTGGTATGCAACTTGCGCTAAACGTAGGTGCAATGCTTCTAGCGTTCATCGGTTTGATTGCTCTAATCAACGGTATGCTTGGTGGTATCGGCGGTTGGTTCGGTATGCCTGAACTGACTCTTGAACTTATCCTAGGTTACATCTTCGCACCACTTGCGTACCTAATTGGTGTGCCATGGGGTGAAGCACAAGTGGCGGGTTCATTCATCGGTCAGAAGATTGTTGTTAACGAATTCGTGGCTTACCTAAACTTTGCACCGTACTTAAAAGACGTGGCTGATGGCGGTATGGTTGTAGCACAAACAGGTGTTGCAATGACTGAGAAGACTAAAGCTATCATCTCATTCGCACTATGTGGTTTCGCAAACCTTTCATCGGTTGCAATCCTACTTGGTGGTCTAGGTGGCCTTGCTCCAAGTCGCCGTGCAGAGATTGCTCGCTTTGGTATGAAGGCAGTAGCAGCAGGTACATTATCTAACCTAATGTCTGCAACGATTGCTGGTCTGTTTATCTCTTTAGCAATGTAA